The sequence ATTGCGGTTTCGGCTGCGTCTACGGCGCCAAGCGCTCGGGGCCCGCGACGTACCTGCGCGACGCGGTCGCCGCCGGCGCACAGATCATCGCCGAGGCGCGCGTGGACCACGTACTGCTCCAGCGCGCCGCGGCGGCGGGCGTGGCAGCCACATATAAAGGAAGAAGATTGCACGTCCACGCGCCTACTGTGGTGCTCGCCGCGGGCAGTCTGCGCACGCCAGGCATCCTCGCGCGCAGCGGGGTGACCTTGCCGCACGTCGGGCGGCATCTCAAGCTGCACCCCACGACCGCGCTGTTCGCGAGCTTCGACGAGCGGGTGGACACGTTCGCCGGGCCGATGCAGACCGTGTACTCCGACCAGTTCGGCGACCTCGACGATGCGTACGGAGCGAAGATGGAAGTGGCACCGGCGCATCCGGGTCTGTCAGCGTTCTCGCTGCCCTGGCGTTCGCGCGAGCAGCATGCCGCCGCGATGCGCGAAACTCCGTATGCAGCTGCGCTGATCTCGCTGACGCGCGATCGCGGCGAAGGCTTCGTCGGATTGGATGCGCGCGCCGACGTGCGCTATAAAGTCAACGAGTACGATACGCGCCACATGCTTGACGGGCTCAACGGATGCGTCGAGGTCGCTTTTGCCGCCGGCGCCCGTCGGGTGATCACGTTGCATCAACGCATCATGGAACTGACGCGTGACGAAGCCACGCCGGAGCGGCGGCGCGCATTCAGCGAGGCGATCCTGCTCAACGATGCCGGGCCAAACCGGATGGCGGTGTACTCGGCCCATCAGATGGGCACGTGCCGCATGAATCGCGACGCCACCAACGGCGTCGTGGACGAGCGCGGCGCGGTGCATGCGACGCAGGGTCTTTATGTGGCGGACGGATCGGTCTTTCCGCTGGCCTCAGGCGTCAACCCGATGCTCACCATCATGGCGCTGGCGCACCGCACGGCGTCGGGGATCGTCGCCGGTGTGTGACGCGTTGGACGGTCGAATAAATTCGACCGCTCCACGACCCGCTGGCTAGCACGATCAGTCCCTCGAGGCGCAGTAGTATCTTCGGGGCGCCTGCGACGCTCGGAGCAGTTAGCATCTGGGCGCGTTCAGAGAACGCGCTACTACATCCTCGGCCCGCGCTCAAGAGCGCGGGACTACGTGCTGTGCGGCGCGAAGCCCGGCGCATCATGAAGACGACACCCGGCCCGGCGACCAACGCCCAGGATCCGCCGTTCCCCAATATGGTGTGGATCC is a genomic window of Candidatus Eremiobacteraceae bacterium containing:
- a CDS encoding GMC family oxidoreductase N-terminal domain-containing protein; translation: VADFNQLEADSMARYYLDHALAATDDLGVVLLAGACVGGGTTINWCTSLRISDKVAAQWSEDSGSIDFAAGLAPHYDAVSARLELASSKDHNRNNALLLAGCQALGWHAAENPKNSVGCGEGCGYCGFGCVYGAKRSGPATYLRDAVAAGAQIIAEARVDHVLLQRAAAAGVAATYKGRRLHVHAPTVVLAAGSLRTPGILARSGVTLPHVGRHLKLHPTTALFASFDERVDTFAGPMQTVYSDQFGDLDDAYGAKMEVAPAHPGLSAFSLPWRSREQHAAAMRETPYAAALISLTRDRGEGFVGLDARADVRYKVNEYDTRHMLDGLNGCVEVAFAAGARRVITLHQRIMELTRDEATPERRRAFSEAILLNDAGPNRMAVYSAHQMGTCRMNRDATNGVVDERGAVHATQGLYVADGSVFPLASGVNPMLTIMALAHRTASGIVAGV